TACGAGGTACCATAACATCTTGAGCTACTCGTTCATCGAAAGTGAATATCTTCTGCATATAGGTCAATTCCGTTTGGTTAATTTCTCCACTTTGACAGCTTTGAGCCATTATAATTTTAAGCTCTTCTTCAGAATGGGCTTGATCATGCGTAGCAGGTTCCACACCAAAGATACGAAGAAACATACGTGCTGACCCATTTAACGTCCAAATAAACGGAAACATAAGTTTTCCAAACCAATAAAGAGGAGGTGCTAGTAACAGCGTCATTTTTTCTGCAAATTGGATAGCCAAAGTTTTGGGAGCCAATTCGCCGATAACTACGTGTAAGAAAGTGACTAAGGAAAATGCGGCCACAAACGAAATAACAGCTGCCAACGCCTGTGATACGCCGAGGCTATCAAATAAAGGGTACAACAGCCTCTCCACCGTCGGTTTTCCTAACCATCCAAGACCTAAGGCTGTTACGGTAATACCGAGTTGACATGCAGAAAGATAATAATCCAGCTCTCCAGCTACTTTTTTTGCTTTTACAGCTTTTTTATTTCCTTCATCTATTAACTGATCTAACCGGGAAAGTCTCACCTTAACCACAGCAAACTCTGATCCTACAAAAAAGGCAGTTAATAGGATTAAAAGCACAACTAAAAGCAAATTCGTTACGAGTATAATGTCCAATAAGTCCCCTGAAAAACGGGGATTCACCTCCAAATTTTTTAAAGCTTAGTAAATAGTATTACGATGTTAACTATTAAATCACTTCCTGATTAAGAAAGTTGATGCATCTTGGTTAATTCATCCGTATCTGTGCATTTCATATCCTTATCTATAATAAGTCTTGTTTGAAGTTGATAAACTTCCCCCTGTTCCAGAGGCGGAAGATCGGGCGGTACCTGGTAGTAAAAGGGTACCTCCATATATTCCTTCGGTTTGATAATTTGAGCCATAAGTCTTGTAACCACCGGAGCTACAAACTTTGCTTTTTTACCGTTAGATACTTTAACAAGATCACATTCAAGGCGTTGGATACGATGTTCTGTCCAGCCGCCGTATAAAGAAAATACCCCTTCAATTTCACTTGATTTTTGAGAATCAAGAATGAGATCGATTTTAGGACGTCCTAACCTTAAGTAATTGACCAAAAGCTTCCTCAGTTTGAATGCCTCCCTTAAAAATTATATTCAGTACTTAATTATTGTAATAGACTTATCCATTTTAATTTTACCAACGAAGCCGATTCTTTCTTCCATTAATAGAGTTAATAAAAAAACCTTTACCGCATGTTGGTAAAGGTCCTGGTCTCACAATGTGGAATCTCCTACCTTCACCTGAAATGGCAAAGGTCTCGCAAACAACACTAGGTTGCCAGTTTAGCCGGTGGCCGGGAAGACCACGTATTGTCGACATAACTGTAAGCTACTCCCCTTTGGAGTATATTGGGCTCTTCTGAACACAGTTTATACTCATAAACTGTAAGATTATCATACAGCACCCCTGCTTAACCGTCAATTAGTTAAGTGTGGAAAAGGAAAAGTTTATAAATGAGTCCTTCAAATGATAAAAAACGGCTTCACCTCCTATCTTCAGCATTGAAGACCCCCTATATTTTCCAAAATTATAAAGAATCTTTTAACATTATGTTAATTGTCAGACAATTACAAGCTTGGTATAGTGTATAAAACTACGAGGAGGGAAAAATTTGGAGATTAATGGAAGCAGATTTGCAGACCACATTAATACGTTAGCTGAAATCGGGAAAATTGGAGAAACAGGCGTTTGTCGATTAGCCCATTCGAAAGAAGATCGTCAGGCCGTCGATGTCGTGAAAGGCTGGATGGAAGAAGCCGGATTAGAAACCCGCATCGATTGTTTTGGTAACCTGATCGGGCGATTAGAAGGAAAAGATCAAGACAAACCGATTCTCATGCTCGGTTCTCATATCGACTCCCAGCCCTATGGCGGTCGTTTTGACGGAACCGCCGGTGCACTAGGTGGCATTGAAGTAGTACATACGTTGAAAGATCAAGGAATCGATCCGAACCGCACGATCGAAGTGGTCTGTTTTTCTGATGAAGAGGGCTCAAGGTTTAATAAAGGAGTCTTTGGTGTCCGCGGCTTGATTGGGCAATTGGAAGAAGGTGAGCTTAAGCGTAAAGATAAAAATGGAGTGACGAGATTGGAAGCTTTGCGCGAGTTCGGGGTGGAACCGGACGTATCTCAAAGTCCTGTCTATCAGCCTGGTGATATTGAAGCCTTCCTTGAATTGCATATTGAACAGGGGCCCGTCCTGGAAGCCGACAACAAACCGGTAGGCATCGTCTCCGCTATTTCCGGTCCAATCTGGCTAACCGTCACTCTCGAAGGATTTGCAGGTCATGCAGGATCTGTGCCGATGAACCTAAGACAAGATGCCTTCCTTGGAGCCGCCACCATCACGAAGGAATTCAATGAACTTGTCCGGAACGAAGGGACACCCAACACCGTTGGAACGGTTGGCAGTATTCAGAACTTCCCCAACTCCCGTAACATTATTTCTGAAAAAGTAGAGTTCACGATTGATCTAAGAGATATTGATATCGAAGCTCGCACAAACCTTGAGAAAAAACTCTATCAAATAATTGAAAAGACAGCGTCCGAACTTAATTTGGAATACTCTGTGAGCGAAGATACAAAAAGCGAACCACGTTACTGCGCGGACTGGATCAAAGATATTATGAAACAAGAAGATGAAAAGCTCGGCTTTCAATCTCCCGTCCTGATGAGCGGTCCTTTTCACGACGCGCTGTTCATGTCCTACATCAGTGACTATGGGATGATTTTCGTCCGCTGCGAAAAAGGGATCAGCCATAACCCGCTCGAGTATGCAGAAATGGATGATCTCCAAAAAGGTGTGGAATTGCTCTACCATACGGCAGCAAAAATCGCTCAGTCATAGAAGTAGCCACTTTTTTTGTATATGGAGATCTCTTTATTAGACGTCTGAAGAAGTACGAGTTGGACAATATGTCCAACTCGTACTTCTTCAATATAGTGTGCAGGTAAGGCATTATGTAAATGTACAAGTTTATAGAATCATAAGTGATCGATTTCAAGGGAGCTCATTTTAACAAATGTTTGACCCCTATCACTTCCCTCCTCGACGGTACACCATCTGACTGCGCTTTCCAGACCAACTCCAATAAGTCTGAAATGTATCCTGGTTTCATATCCTTAAAGTAAATACTATTTTATTTTTAGAGGAGGCTCCATCATGAGCGTAGCTTTACTAATTATTCAAATCCTTTTAGGTATAGGATTTATAATGTTCGGATTCATGAAGTTCAGTTCAAAGCAGATGGTTGACGAGTTCCAGCGATATGGCTATGCATCTTCCTTTCGGATTTTAACAGGATTGATTGAAGTAACTGCCGCTGTGTTAATGATTGCAGGAATTTGGATAAGTGTACTCGCATTGATTGGTGCCATTTTAATTATTGGCACGATGATTGGCGCTATTTTTACCCACTTTAAAGTAGGGGACCAGCTTAAATCCATCATGATGCCAGCTACGCTCCTCCTTTTGGCAATTGCCGTCGCAGTCTATGTGTATCAATTAATAAGCGGGTAGTAAAATATAACCCCGCCTCTAAACATGGATACCCATGCTGCGCTAACCAACACGTTTTCGTTTGTTCTACCATGTCTTCCCGCAGATATAACCCATATGAGCGCTCATCTGAACCCTTGTGATCTTGCCCAGATCTAGAAGTCCGCTCCGACAACTGATCATTCACCGATTATTAACCTTATAAACGAACAAGTCAGCACAAGTTGGCTTGTTTTTTCTTTTTTCACAAATTCTTTAAACGTCTTTTCATTGCCACTTTATCTCATTACTAAACTATTCCGCTTCAAGAACCGATCATCGAACGTAATCGGGACCCCTTCCCCATCTTTCTCCGCATGAATATGAAGGTGGGGCTCTGTCGTATTCCCTGTATTGCCGACTTCCCCAACACGGTCGCCAGTGTTCACTTTCTCTCCCTCTTTTACTTCCACCGTACCAGGCTTCATATGGGCCATGTGAATCTCCGCGCCTTTACAGAACAGAATCACGTGATTACCGGCAGGGGATTCCTGTTTATTCGGAGACTCCTGCGGTGAAATGTCCTTATATTCATCGACCGCGGTCATTACTTCGCCGCTGCATGGACTGTAGAGCGGAGTGCCGTAGATCTCATATTTTTCTAAATCTGCCGGTGATAAACCTGATGCCCTCATTCCCCACAAATTCAACTGCAGAATATCGTACGCGTATTGCTGGGGCAAGTATTCATTATGATAATTAATAGAAGGATCGGATCCTCCATGACCGAATGCGTAAACCCCGTCTTTCATCGGAAACGAGAGCTGAATCGCCTGATCCCGGTCTGTCAGGATATAGCCGGACAAGCCATTCACCGCTATAAAACCAAAATATAGAACCAGCCCTATACCGATACCTATGGAGAATTTATAACTTTTATCTTTCTCCGGTCCCTTCACGGGTAACGAGGGAACCCTTTTTAAAACAAAGAAAGAAACGATCATAAACAGCACAGGCCATAACCAGCGTAAGTAATAATTATAAATATGCCAGGGACCGATGATAAAAATGAACACTAAAAACATGAGGACAGCCAGCCAGTCCAACACCAGCTGCTTTCGGCTGGCAAAGTCCGTTTTCAATAAATGATGAAACAAAAACAAAGGTAAGATGGTGTAAATCGCTGCCTGAAACCAAATCATAAAGAATGAACTCCTTTCCTAAAAGCTTTATTTGCACAAGAGCTGTGATCGTGGAACCCTCTCGTCAATTGTCCCGAATCCAACGCCATGAGCTTCTCATTCTTCTACGGATAGCGAGAAGATTCGTTTCAATAGACCCCAATAAAGACTCGTTTCTTCCATCAATAGTCCACCACCGTTCAATTTTGCAAATACTACATATACAAACTCTATACAGTGAAACCCCTTACATTTAGAGCAAAACACCGTTATACTAGGTTTATAAGATGATCATCAAGAAAACAAAAGTATAATTATGCAAAAATTACCACCTTAAGAATCAATGCAAGGAGGATCCTCATGGTACTGGATAAAAGACGTGCACACTTATTATCCATCCTTAAACAATCCTCTGATCCGATTCCAACAAAAGATCTGGTTGCCAAAATGAAAGTTTCGCAGCGTACGATTTATTACGATATTGATCAGATTAACAATTGGCTGGAGACTCAGAATTTGGAACCTATTGAAAGTAAACATGGTGAGGGACTGTTTTTGCCTCCTTCATCTAAAGCAGAACTCATGGACGAACTGGATCAGAGCTTTGACGATTGGCAGTATCAGTTATCTAAACAGGAACGAGAAGTTCTGATTAAAGCGAAAATATTACTGGAAGAGCAAGATGCCTCGATGCAGACGTTTATGGATCTCACGAATATGAGCCGCGGGACGGTTGCCAAGGTGATCAAAACGATCAAACAGGAATTCAAGCAAGACGGTTTGCATTTGTATTACGAGAAGCAGTCAGGGTACCGCTTAAGCGGCCCAGAGGATGCGAAGAGAACCATACTTTCCAATATTCTTGCTACCGTTCTATCACAGCAGGATTGGCAGAATGTCCGAAATGAAATTCAAAAGATGATCCTTCCCGGGACCAATACGTGGGAAAAAGAAACAGATCAGCGGCGTTCAGTAAGAAAATTGCTTATGGAAGCTGAACAGGAATTAGGTTTAACCCTGACCGATGAAATGATGGAGATCCTTTCCTTACAGATCTTAATGATCATGAAGCGAATTGATTCAGAGAAGTATATCCATGTTCAGTCAGCAGAGAAAGAGGTTCTAAAGCAGACAAAAGCTTATCAGGCTTCTCTGCTGATTGCGAATAAACTCGAAGCCTTACGAGGGATTTCTTTTCCAGAAGACGAGGTTTATTTCATTACGATGAACCTCCTGGGATCGAAAGTCCAGCATGATGACTTCAGCCGCTATACCGAGCAGGAATTAGCCGGACTGAAAGAGGTTGTGCAGCAGATGATTGCCGATTTCCAACTGTACTCCTGCGTTGTGTTTGATGATAAGGAAGGGCTTGAAGAGAATATGATCTCTCATATTAAGCCCACTTATTACCGGCTCAAGTACGGGGTGCATATCGCGAATGACTTGGCGGAAACCATTCAGGAAAACTACCCGGATATTTTCCATTTAACGAAACGGGTGATGAGACACTTGGAGATTTATATCGGGAAGCCGATTCCTAATGAAGAAGTGGCTTATATTACCCTACACTTCGGAGGGTGGCTCACCAAAGAGAAAAAGCAGGTCGAAACCAGGCTAAGCGCGATTATCGTTTGTGAAAATGGAATTGGAACGTCCCATATGCTGCGCACCCAGCTGGAGAACTTAATTGCCGGACTCAATGTCATTACGACCCTGTCAACGAGGGAGTTTCAAAACAACGAATATCAGGCCGATGTAATCTTTTCAACCAATTATATTAAGCCAAAAGACATTCCCGTTATTCATGTGCCAGCCATCTTAACGAATATCGAAAAAGAGCAGGTCATGCAAAGGGTCAATGAGCTATTCGACTCTAAACCATCCGAAAAACGACCAGTCGATCATATGCTCGAAGTCATCGAACGCTATGCGACCATTCATCAGAAGAATGAATTGAAACAGGAATTGCTTCACATATTAGAACAAAACACTCCCGGAACAAAGGAGATTAAAAAGCCTATGCTCAACGATTTATTAACCAAAAAAACCATTCAATTAAAAGACGAGGTGCCAAGCTGGGAGGAAGCCATTAAGACGGCCGCTCAGCCCCTGATCGATCAAGAATCCATTCACGAGGAATATGTGCAGGCGATGATTGATACGGTCCATGAATTAGGGCCTTATGTGGTCATCGCGCCAGGAATCGCGATCCCCCATGCACGCCCGGAAGCAGGAGTCGAACGACTCGGGATGAGTTTCCTGCGGCTGAAAGAACCGGTGTACTTTTCAGAAAAAGAAAAACACCGCGCGCAGTTAGTGATTGTACTGGCAGCCATTGATAATCAGACTCACCTGAAAGCCCTAGCGCAGCTCACGGAATTGTTATCAAATGAAGACAATGTGGATAAGCTAATTGCAGCGGATGATCAGGAAACCGTTCTTGAAATTATCAACCAATCCGTAGAAGGATAAAAAATTTGAGGAGGAATTTAAAATGAAAAAAGTATTAGTAGTATGTGGAAATGGACTAGGCAGCAGCATGATCGTAGAAATGAACGTGAAAGCAGCACTGAAGGAACTTGGCAAAGAAGCAGAAGTTTCTCACACCGATTTAACAACAGCCAAATCGGAACAAGCGGATCTCTTCCTAGGTTCTGAGGATATTGTCGGTAGTTTGGATGATGGCAGCAAGAACGTCGTGAAACTGAAAAACCTTATGGATAAAAATGAGCTCCGTGAAGCCTTAGAACAAAACATATAAGTTTACTACACCAAAAGAAGGAGCGATAACATGATTGATTTAATAATGAAGGACATCTTAGGTACTCCAGCCATCCTGGTCGGTCTATTCGCCTTAATCGGACTCCTTGTGCAACGTAAAAACTCCGGAGACGTCGTTTCCGGAACCCTTAAAACGGTGATGGGCTTTGTGATCCTTGGGGCCGGGGCGAATGTCCTCGTCCAGTCCCTTGGACAATTCAGCAGTATGTTCGACAAAGCCTTCGCTGTGGACGGAGTCATCCCGAACAATGAAGCGATTGTTGCGCTTGCCCAGGAAAGCTTCGGTACAGAGACCGCAATGATTATGTTGTTCGGTATGATTGTTAATATCCTGCTTGCCAGGTTCAGCCCTTTTAAATATATCTTCTTGACCGGACACCATACCATGTTTATGGCCTGCTTAATCGCTGTTATCTTAAATACCGGCGGGTTTTCCGGCGCCACTCTTATTATCTTCGGTTCCGTGATTCTCGGAACATTAATGGTACTTTCACCGGCCATGCTTCAGCCTTTCACACGAAAAATTACCGGTTCCGATGACTTTGCAGTCGGCCACTTTGGTTCCATTGGTTATTTAGTGTCCTCTCTAGTCGGTAAGGCTGTCGGAAAAGGATCAAAATCAACGGAAGATATCAAAGTACCAAAATCTCTTGGTTTTCTAAGAGACACATCCGTTTCCGTATCCTTAACCATGGTTATCCTGTTCTTTGTCGTCGCAGGTGCAGCCGGCCCAGCTTTCGTTGAAACCGAATTAAGCGGCGGACAGAACTTCATGGTCTTCGCATTTATGCAGGGTCTTACCTTTGCTGCCGGCGTATATATCATCTTAGCTGGTGTGCGTATGCTTCTTGGAGAAATTGTCCCAGCCTTTAAAGGGATCGCTGATAAAATTGTGCCGAATGCGAAACCGGCACTTGATGCCCCGGCTATCTTCCCATTTGCCGGAAACGCTGTCATCATCGGTTTCCTATTCAGCTTCGCTGCCGGACTTGTAAGCATGCTCTTCTTACCTTTATTAGGATTAAAAGTAATTGTACCAGGGCTTGTCCCTCACTTCTTCACAGGTGCTGCTGCCGGAGTCTTCGGTAACGCCACCGGTGGACGTAAAGGAGCCATCTTCGGCTCAATGGCGAACGGTGTTATGATCAGTTTCCTTCCAGCCCTATTGCTTCCGGTACTCGGCTCCCTAGGATTTCAGGGAACGACGTTCGGAGATGCAGACTTTGGTCTAGTAGGAATTGTACTTGGTAATCTGATCAACCTTGTTCAGTCAAAAGCAATCGTGATGGTATTGGTTCTTGCTCTAATAGCTATCCTGTTCTTCATCGGAATGAAATCAAAACCCAATAAAGATGATGGAGATACCGACGCAGCCTAACACTGAGACCCTCTCTTTCCTTTCTAAGGAAGGGAGGGTTTTTTGCTTTCATATAATTTCAGAAGTTTTATTTCTATCAGAAGATTAGTTATCCCTTAATTTATCTTCTAACCTATTATCCTTGAAACGTATGACTGTAATTTTCCCTTGATCGTTCGTATTGATCCTTCCTGTCACGTTGGCAGTACCGACTTCCCCATCCTTGCTGTACTGCACTTCAACTTCAAAATGATACGCATCATTTTCAATATCCTCGACTTTTTCTGTTTGAATATCGATTGGTTCTAACTCGTAGCCTACATCATAAGCATAAGGCAGCCAGACCATCACATAATACTTGTTGATAAAGGTTTCAAAGTTATCCTCTGTAAAAAGGGACTTATAATGCTCATTTACATAGTCTAATACGGCATCATTGGACTCGCTCAGCGCTTGTTTCAGTTCTTTGTCTGGACCAGTAAGTTCGTTCTTCAGGTAGGTACGAACCGTTTCTTCCCCTTCCATGCCTTCGTCGGAATTCGCGTTTTCATTGTTTTCTTCCTCAGAAGCGTTGGAGCTATCTTTATTCTCCTCAATGGCATCGGACTGCGTTTCCTCCTCTGAAGATTCAGTACTGGAAGATTCAGAAACTGAGCAGCCTGCAGCTAATAAAAATATGGTTGCTAATAGACAGACTTTCAAAAGTGTTTTTAAAATGAGAATAACCTCCTGTTTATTTTCCTACTATTTCCTACGATGAGGTTCGCGGAAAGTTTCAACTTTTTCATAAGAGAGGTCGAAATTCCGATTCCAGACTTATAGAAATACTCCTTTTTGCAATATGGTACAATTTAGAAAAAGAGGGTGATTCTATTCGATTTCTAAAGCCACTGGATTTCATCATACTATTGGCTTTTACACTCTTATTCATTTATGATTATTTCCCTCATCTTCCACTTGGGGAGACAATTCCAAAAGGGGTTCCTATAGCGCTCTTTTTAGGTTTTTTCTTCTTTAGTTTGATTTTTAAGAAATACAGAGACACTGACGATAAAAAGGTATTGCAATGGCAAATTTATTCGACCACATACATCCTGTTGTTAATCGGGATACTTACACTTCTAGGAGGTCAATCATCGTCTGGAATAGCCTTTGATAGTAGATTCTTATGGGTGATCTTGTTGTTTTCTCTGTTTGAAATTTATTCACAATGGAAGAAAGTTAAAGCCTCAGAAGCATAGGTGCTCGTTGTTTCCATCCATATTTATCTCTCTAGCTCTCCCTATAGATCTCGTGCTTAATAACATCACCAGATTCAAGTAAGCAAAAATAAAATCAAAAGAATGGGTGTGTATCTAATGCAAAGCCATGACCACGCAATTTCCATCAACGAATCACCAAGCAAAATAGCACTTGTGACCGGAGCCAATTCCGGCATGGGACTCGCCACCACCGTCGAACTTCTGAAAAAAGATTATTATGTCGTTATGCTATGCCGCAGCGAGCAGCGTGGGAAAGAAGCGTTGCAAATTGCGAAGGAGCAAAGTAATCGTGAACACGTGGAACTGATGCTTTGTGACCTGGGTTCTCTCCATAGTATCCGTCAATTTGCCGAGGCATTTAACGAGCGCTTCTCCAAACTTGATGCTCTCATTAATAATGCGGGCGTCGTCACCACGAAGCGAACGACTACCTCGGACGGCTTCGAAAGTATGCTCGGAATCAATCACCTCGGGCACTTCTTATTAACTAATCTTCTTCTTGAAAAAATAAAGCGATCGGAACAGGGACGAATTGTCACCGTATCTTCCGGTGCTCATAAAGTCGGGAAAATTCATTTTGACGATCCTCATCTAAAGAATAACTTCAGTGTTATTAAGGGCTACGGACAATCGAAACTCGCTAACATCCTATTTACCGTGAAATTAGATGAACTTCTCCAAAACACTACCGTCAAGGCGAACTGTGTGCACCCTGGAGCCGTCAGTACGAGTCTTGGCATTAACCGGGATACTGGTTTCGGCAAAACCATCCACTCTGTTTTGAGACCCTTTTTCCAAACTCCAGAGCAAGGGGCAGATACGGCTGTCTATTTAGCCACGTTTCCAGACCTTGATGTAAGTGGAGAATATTTTTATAAACGGGAGATAATTGAGCGCTCAACGTTAGCTCAGGATAAGACACTGGCGGAGAATTTATGGGAGTGGAGTGAGCGGGAGATTGCTCTTAAAGATAAGCATCTTTTACAGGAGCTAAAAAACTCATAAGATCAGTCAAACGAGTTCCATACGGACTTTTCTTCCCTTGCCCGCTTCTGGTGAGCAGGATTTTTTATACTCATTATAGAATACAAATTATTACAATTAAGTTAAATATAACCTTAACAGCTATCATCCGTCCCCTTTACCTGTTATGGTTTAGAAACCATCAAACATTGACGTAAGAGACGACTGAAGATATAACGATGGTAAAACCCTGGCTGCTAAGCTAGGGTTTTTTTATATTAAACAAAAACACTTTTAATCTAAATTCTGGAGATCATTTAATAACTTGTCTAGTTCCTATGAAATTTTTAGTAGATCATCGTATTCAGCATTATCTACATAGGCTTCGTACAATTGCTTTCTAAGAATTTCAATCTTAATTTCCAATTCTCCTCTATTATTCAAGGAACCACCTTCCTACATAAACCATAAATACCCCGATGAAATATCTGGTAATCGTGGAAATTCTAAAAAAATCGACAAAATTTTCACGATGCTAAATAACATCTTTGTTCTTAGGTAATTTTATATAGTTAATTCCTTTTAAATGGTTAATAAGCAATATATTAGTCTTCCATACGCGAGTAATTCATCTAGGTTCACTTCAAAAATAATAAAGCGCATCCCTTGCCAAATAGGACCTGTGGAGACATAATACTTCTAAAGCAAAGTCCTCTTAACTTAACTAACCAACCTTCAAAAACACGGACTGAGTTTAACCGAGGGAGGCTTTAACTATGGAATCAGTATTTTTCCAATCTCCATCCACTTATGTAGGAACCGTAGAATTAAACGTTCAGCAATTAACAAGATCGATTCAGTTTTATACGGATGTTATCGGGCTCCGGGTCATCGAACAAACGGAACATAAAGCCGTTTTGTCGGCTGATGGCACACGGGCTCTCCTCACGATCGAGCAGTCTTCTTTTTTTCAGCCAAAAGGGAAATCCACCGCCGGTCTGTATCACTTTGCCCTTCTCTTACCGGACCGGCTCTCGTTAGCCAAAGTATACAAGCACCTCGCTGACCGCGGAATACGACTCGGCGCAGCCGATCACCTGGTTAGTGAAGCGCTGTACTTGAATGATCCCGATGGCAATGGAATCGAAATCTACCGGGATCGCCCTTCCAAAACGTGGACTTGGCATGATGGAAAAGTCGCCATGACCGTGGATCCGCTCGATTCTAAAGGTATTCTTGCGGAGTTAAACGGAGACCAGTGGGAAGGGCTTCCTGCAGATACGATTATAGGCCACGTCCACCTTCACGTTCATGACTTAGACCAGGCCCGGCATTTCTACTGTGACGGCTTAGGATTCGAGATCACTTCCGATCAATTGAACCAGGCTTTGTTCCTATCTTCGAATGGATACCATCACCACCTGGGGTTGAACACCTGGCAGGGTACAGACGCCCCACCCGCTTCCGATCAAAATGCCGGGCTTAAGCAATATACTTTGCTGTTTCCTGATCAAGCTAAAAGGGATCAAGCTGTGCAGCGCTTGAAGGAGCTGGGATATGGCAGTGAGACGGTAGATGAACAACTGATCACCAGCGATCCATCAGGAAATAGAGTCATTTTAGCTTTTTGAAATGATGAAAACCATATTGTATTAAACCAACGCACGTGTCAAAAGTATTTGACACGTGCGTTGGTTTTTATTACCATCAAACTGTAAAAGATATTTGACACCTCTAGCAAAAAGGACTGATACGAATTTGAAAAATGAGATCAAGACGTCAAGGGAGAAATTGGGTGTTTCCCAGGGAAAACTCGCTTCTCTCTGCTACGTGAGCCGGCAAACAATAAACGCTATTGAAAACAATAAGTATGACCCGAGTTTACAGCTCGCATTTAATATTGCGAAGCATTTAGGAACCACCGTTGATCAAATATTTTCACCATAATACTATCAGGAGGGAAAAAAGAAATGAGTCTTTTTTTAACAAACTTAGTGGTGCCCTTTATCTGGCTTGCAGTGGTAGGGTGGTTATCCGGCAGTAAAGATTTTATATTTAAACCAAAAGAGGACGAGCGCAAAGAGTGGATCAAACAAAAAGCAGTCGTGCAAAGCTGGGCTACTCTGATCCTTTTTCTACTTTCAAATTTCCTATTCGATTTCTTTAACGTTGGGGATCCGCGCTTAGAGGGTTTC
The Halobacillus halophilus DSM 2266 DNA segment above includes these coding regions:
- a CDS encoding M20 family metallo-hydrolase; protein product: MEINGSRFADHINTLAEIGKIGETGVCRLAHSKEDRQAVDVVKGWMEEAGLETRIDCFGNLIGRLEGKDQDKPILMLGSHIDSQPYGGRFDGTAGALGGIEVVHTLKDQGIDPNRTIEVVCFSDEEGSRFNKGVFGVRGLIGQLEEGELKRKDKNGVTRLEALREFGVEPDVSQSPVYQPGDIEAFLELHIEQGPVLEADNKPVGIVSAISGPIWLTVTLEGFAGHAGSVPMNLRQDAFLGAATITKEFNELVRNEGTPNTVGTVGSIQNFPNSRNIISEKVEFTIDLRDIDIEARTNLEKKLYQIIEKTASELNLEYSVSEDTKSEPRYCADWIKDIMKQEDEKLGFQSPVLMSGPFHDALFMSYISDYGMIFVRCEKGISHNPLEYAEMDDLQKGVELLYHTAAKIAQS
- a CDS encoding DoxX family protein, coding for MSVALLIIQILLGIGFIMFGFMKFSSKQMVDEFQRYGYASSFRILTGLIEVTAAVLMIAGIWISVLALIGAILIIGTMIGAIFTHFKVGDQLKSIMMPATLLLLAIAVAVYVYQLISG
- a CDS encoding hemolysin family protein, with amino-acid sequence MDIILVTNLLLVVLLILLTAFFVGSEFAVVKVRLSRLDQLIDEGNKKAVKAKKVAGELDYYLSACQLGITVTALGLGWLGKPTVERLLYPLFDSLGVSQALAAVISFVAAFSLVTFLHVVIGELAPKTLAIQFAEKMTLLLAPPLYWFGKLMFPFIWTLNGSARMFLRIFGVEPATHDQAHSEEELKIIMAQSCQSGEINQTELTYMQKIFTFDERVAQDVMVPRTEMVTLTKDMTHEEIMNIVKTYKHTRYPVTEDGDKDKIIGFVNVKKLLLDYGSGEHISLEEYIQPVPFMLESTPVQQVLMNMKKEQVHVTLLVDEYGGSAGMVTMEDILEEIVGEIRDEFDSSETRDINKVEDRLYHFNGKTLLSEIENALGVLFQEKEQIDTIGGWLQMHLVDIQPHGKLEKEGYHWTILETDHYQIKKVAVHLPTN
- a CDS encoding M23 family metallopeptidase, with product MIWFQAAIYTILPLFLFHHLLKTDFASRKQLVLDWLAVLMFLVFIFIIGPWHIYNYYLRWLWPVLFMIVSFFVLKRVPSLPVKGPEKDKSYKFSIGIGIGLVLYFGFIAVNGLSGYILTDRDQAIQLSFPMKDGVYAFGHGGSDPSINYHNEYLPQQYAYDILQLNLWGMRASGLSPADLEKYEIYGTPLYSPCSGEVMTAVDEYKDISPQESPNKQESPAGNHVILFCKGAEIHMAHMKPGTVEVKEGEKVNTGDRVGEVGNTGNTTEPHLHIHAEKDGEGVPITFDDRFLKRNSLVMR
- a CDS encoding PTS sugar transporter subunit IIB translates to MKKVLVVCGNGLGSSMIVEMNVKAALKELGKEAEVSHTDLTTAKSEQADLFLGSEDIVGSLDDGSKNVVKLKNLMDKNELREALEQNI
- a CDS encoding sporulation protein — protein: MVNYLRLGRPKIDLILDSQKSSEIEGVFSLYGGWTEHRIQRLECDLVKVSNGKKAKFVAPVVTRLMAQIIKPKEYMEVPFYYQVPPDLPPLEQGEVYQLQTRLIIDKDMKCTDTDELTKMHQLS
- a CDS encoding BglG family transcription antiterminator, which translates into the protein MVLDKRRAHLLSILKQSSDPIPTKDLVAKMKVSQRTIYYDIDQINNWLETQNLEPIESKHGEGLFLPPSSKAELMDELDQSFDDWQYQLSKQEREVLIKAKILLEEQDASMQTFMDLTNMSRGTVAKVIKTIKQEFKQDGLHLYYEKQSGYRLSGPEDAKRTILSNILATVLSQQDWQNVRNEIQKMILPGTNTWEKETDQRRSVRKLLMEAEQELGLTLTDEMMEILSLQILMIMKRIDSEKYIHVQSAEKEVLKQTKAYQASLLIANKLEALRGISFPEDEVYFITMNLLGSKVQHDDFSRYTEQELAGLKEVVQQMIADFQLYSCVVFDDKEGLEENMISHIKPTYYRLKYGVHIANDLAETIQENYPDIFHLTKRVMRHLEIYIGKPIPNEEVAYITLHFGGWLTKEKKQVETRLSAIIVCENGIGTSHMLRTQLENLIAGLNVITTLSTREFQNNEYQADVIFSTNYIKPKDIPVIHVPAILTNIEKEQVMQRVNELFDSKPSEKRPVDHMLEVIERYATIHQKNELKQELLHILEQNTPGTKEIKKPMLNDLLTKKTIQLKDEVPSWEEAIKTAAQPLIDQESIHEEYVQAMIDTVHELGPYVVIAPGIAIPHARPEAGVERLGMSFLRLKEPVYFSEKEKHRAQLVIVLAAIDNQTHLKALAQLTELLSNEDNVDKLIAADDQETVLEIINQSVEG